One part of the Sebastes fasciatus isolate fSebFas1 chromosome 8, fSebFas1.pri, whole genome shotgun sequence genome encodes these proteins:
- the ppardb gene encoding peroxisome proliferator-activated receptor delta b, protein MEGTEQRDRVNGHCKPKSPRDAADVRWTPPEGESDSCGGTSVSEQTDLQELKAQGSEDEEDKEEVVPPSKVLKGDQKKKESLDKDKEENNHSKKNSSAASSYTDLSHTSSPSLSEQLRLGQEDSTGAGISVECKVCGDKASGFHYGVHACEGCKGFFRRTVRMKLEYDRCERSCKIQKKNRNKCQYCRFQKCLSLGMSHDAIRYGRMPEAERKKLVAGLLAEEVNLSKPGGSDLKTLAKQVNAAYQKNLVMTKKRARSILSGKTSSTSPFVIYDMDTLWKAESGLVWSQLVPGAPLTKEIGVHVFYRCQCTTVETVRELTEFAKSIPGFVDLYLNDQVTLLKYGVHEAIFAMLPSLMNKDGLLVANGKGFVTREFLRSLRKPFSEIMEPKFEFAVKFNALELDDSDLALFVAAIILCGDRPGLINVKQVEQSQDNILQALDLHLQANHSDSAYLFPKLLQKMADLRQLVTENVQLVQKIKKTEAETSLHPLLQEIYKDMY, encoded by the exons ATGGAAGGTACAGAGCAGCGCGACAGGGTGAACGGCCACTGCAAGCCCAAATCCCCCCGGGACGCGGCTGATGTCAGGTGGACGCCACCCGAGGGAGAGTCAGACAGCTGTGGGGGGACGAGTGTGTCGGAACAGACAGACTTGCAAGAGTTAAAGGCTCAGGGaagtgaggatgaggaggacaaagaggaggTAGTTCCTCCCTCTAAAGTCCTGAAAGGGGACcagaagaaaaaagagagtCTGGACAAGGACAAGGAGGAAAACAATCACAGCAAGAAGAACAGCAGTGCAGCATCCAGCTACACAG ACCTGTCCCATACCTCGTCGCCCTCGCTGTCAGAACAGCTGCGTCTTGGCCAAGAAGACAGCACAGGGGCTGGAATCAGCGTGGAGTGTAAGGTCTGCGGGGACAAGGCCTCTGGCTTTCACTATGGCGTGCATGCCTGTGAGGGTTGCAAG GGCTTTTTCCGAAGAACTGTGAGGATGAAACTGGAATATGATCGCTGCGAGCGTTCCTGCAAGATTCAGAAGAAGAATCGTAACAAGTGCCAATATTGTCGCTTCCAGAAGTGCCTGTCTTTGGGAATGTCCCATGATG CGATCCGATATGGACGTATGCCTGAGGCGGAGAGGAAGAAGCTGGTGGCAGGCCTGCTTGCAGAGGAAGTGAACCTCAGCAAACCAGGTGGCTCAGACCTGAAGACCTTGGCCAAACAAGTCAACGCAGCCTACCAGAAGAACCTCGTTATGACCAAGAAGAGGGCCCGCAGCATCCTGTCGGGCAAAACCAGCAGCACATCG CCGTTTGTGATCTACGATATGGACACGCTCTGGAAGGCAGAGAGTGGTTTGGTATGGAGCCAGTTAGTTCCAGGTGCACCCCTGACCAAGGAGATTGGGGTCCATGTGTTCTACCGCTGCCAATGCACCACAGTGGAGACTGTGCGAGAGCTCACCGAGTTTGCAAAGAGCATTCCAGGGTTTGTGGACCTCTACCTTAATGACCAG GTGACTTTGCTGAAGTACGGTGTGCACGAGGCTATTTTTGCCATGCTGCCGTCGCTCATGAACAAAGACGGACTGTTGGTGGCCAATGGTAAAGGCTTTGTGACCAGGGAGTTCCTGCGCAGCTTAAGAAAACCCTTCAGTGAGATCATGGAGCCCAAGTTTGAGTTTGCTGTCAAGTTTAATGCTCTGGAGCTGGATGACAGCGACCTGGCCCTGTTTGTTGCTGCCATTATTCTCTGTGGAG ATCGCCCCGGGCTAATAAACGTGAAACAGGTGGAGCAGAGTCAGGACAACATCCTCCAGGCCCTGGACCTCCACCTACAAGCAAACCACTCTGACTCAGCCTACCTCTTCCCCAAGCTGCTGCAGAAGATGGCCGACCTGCGTCAGCTAGTTACCGAGAACGTTCAGCTTGTCCAAAAGATCAAAAAGACTGAGGCGGAGACCTCGCTCCACCCTCTACTACAAGAGATCTACAAAGACATGTATTAG
- the mkrn4 gene encoding makorin, ring finger protein, 4 yields MEGVWRHAQNTRRMDSARSGSICRRFINGSCRFGSRCNYRHEWPVIPPSQICRYFQKGGCWYGERCRYLHVLQPPEADAAVEGRRGSMPTVSSSSFAYAPPDRRGSEPALLRAEVTSRQQCSRSQLVNISNPQHNTGRLAADIAEEQSQDYTRTPHTASWDSVQSSEVAQACACDGRTEQETSSNETTEDGAAAAASSTWGNIEEIEAILQSKNVTCGICMDKVYEKTDPRNHVFGILPNCNHSFCLQCIMTWRKTKDLGPDVVKSCPQCRVRSAFYVPNKHWVEGRAKERLIAAFKEKFSKRRCSYYSRYRCCPFKTECLYRHDKHERHGSFPYYTEDEDYDGVDLLNLFIAMTLLGDDDSDDDDDFGFPFYLSEEYGF; encoded by the exons atggagggtgTTTGGCGGCATGCTCAAAACACACGGAGGATGGACTCGGCCCGTAGTGGAAGTATCTGTAG GCGTTTCATAAATGGCTCTTGCAGGTTTGGTTCAAGGTGTAATTATCGACATGAATGGCCAGTTATACCACCATCCCAAATATGCAGGTACTTTCAGAAAGGTGGATGCTGGTATGGTGAACGCTGCAG GTATCTCCATGTCCTTCAACCACCTGAAGCTGATGCAGCTGTTGAAGGTAGAAGAGGATCAATGCCTACAGTTTCCTCCTCCAGTTTTGCCTACGCTCCACCTGACAGAAGAGGGTCAGAACCGGCTCTTCTGCGGGCCGAGGTGACATCCAGGCAGCAATGCAGCAGATCACAATTGGTTAATATCTCAAATCCTCAACACAACACCGGGCGCCTGGCAGCAGATATTGCTGAGGAACAATCACAAG ATTACACTCGCACTCCTCACACTGCTTCTTGGGATTCGGTCCAGAGCTCAGAAGTTGCTCAAGCGTGTGCATGTGATGGAAGAACTGAGCAG GAGACTTCCTCCAATGAAACGACAGAGGATGGTGCAGCTGCTGCGGCCTCTAGTACCTGGGGGAATATCGAGGAAATAGAGGCCATCCTCCAAAGTAAAAATGTGACCTGTGGCATCTGCATGGACAAGGTGTATGAAAAGACGGATCCAAGAAACCATGTTTTTGGAATCTTGCCAAACTGCAATCACTCCTTCTGTTTACAATGCATCATGacctggaggaaaacaaaagaCCTCGGGCCGGATGTGGTAAA GAGCTGCCCACAGTGTCGAGTGAGGTCCGCCTTCTATGTGCCTAACAAACACTGGGTTGAAGGACGAGCAAAGGAACGTTTAATTGCTGCCTTCAAAGAGAAATTCAG TAAGAGGAGATGCAGTTACTATTCCCGATACAGATGCTGCCCCTTCAAAACGGAGTGCCTTTATCGGCATGACAAACATGAACGTCACGGGTCATTTCCG TATTATACAGAAGATGAAGACTACGATGGTGTAGATCTGCTTAATCTTTTCATAGCCATGACCCTTCTCGGTGACGATGACAGCGACGATGATGATGACTTTGGCTTTCCTTTTTACCTATCTGAGGAGTACGGTTTCTGA
- the fance gene encoding Fanconi anemia group E protein, producing the protein MFVSRFDGQSLLLVQSLLCGPSGAHKALGVFHRQQRANPDMSLTNFIETLCQDEITCPLTEDKPPTVKPLVCLFPTLFKQNLLSFIYLVPSVLPQTAVLHLLKCLGQDPHPSPWVTALVKQIERTLGANNEGPLYTPLSSQRLKELSQRLVGSGETGGWAKCFSGQTVESDSQRASGSSELGTQRKRKGSFVTLDSDGEETGQQSKRIKMDVCGGECLDAEEQSAKEEISGGVGSDAPAEGVQPAPDSPCDVLPEHIKVCVLQIKELLESQTEWDQSSTEIFKVLNDCDPGQVEVLCSMLSLPDLPEQTLPKLCSSILAPSPDFSYSTAATLVKSLLLKKVLSLSEPASRCLVTAVTSLCSRYPRPMCHALIGPVLEEKNIGNPQAELLNRLIEGCLDSHYRLLVLQMTFKIEWSEAVLSIIHSLLDSKPDLSEEVFTQFTEQLVSQSPQFTKSVKFAKMMLTVLTKYNSHVTAAHKHSLHGCLMLNETFLKKSLQAALKRITHT; encoded by the exons atgtttgtgagTCGGTTTGACGGCCAGTCTCTGCTGCTGGTCCAGTCTCTTCTGTGTGGACCCTCCGGTGCTCACAAAGCTCTGGGAGTCTTCCACCGGCAGCAGCGAGCCAACCCCGACATGTCCCTCACTAACTTCATAGAAACTCTGTGCCAGGACGAGATAACCTGTCCACTCACTGAAGACAAGCCGCCAACCGT TAAGCCCCTGGTGTGCCTGTTCCCAACATTATTCAAACAAAACCTGCTCTCCTTCATCTACCTGGTCCCCTCGGTTCTTCCTCAGACCGCTGTCCTCCATCTTCTCAAATGCCTCGGCCAGGATCCTCATCCAAGCCCCTGGGTTACCGCTCTGGTTAAACAGATAGAAAGAACCCTGGGGGCCAACAACGAGGGCCCTCTGTACACACCACTAAGCAGCCAGAGACTCAAGGAGCTGTCACAGCGTTTGGTTGGTTCTGGTGAGACTGGAGGATGGGCCAAGTGCTTCAGCGGTCAAACGGTAGAATCTGATTCTCAGAGGGCATCTGGTTCATCGGAGCTGGGGACACAACGGAAAAGAAAGGGCAGCTTTGTCACTCTGGACTCAGATGGCGAGGAGACAGGACAGCAGAGTAAACGGATAAAGATGGATGTCTGTGGTGGTGAATGTCTCGATGCTGAAGAACAGAGCGCAAAAGAAGAGATATCGGGAGGAGTAGGAAGTGATGCTCCAGCTGAAGGAGTGCAGCCAGCACCAGACAGTCCATGTGACGTTCTGCCTGAACACATAAAG GTCTGTGTTCTTCAAATAAAAGAATTACTGGAAAGTCAGACAGAG tggGACCAGAGCTCAACGGAGATTTTCAAAGTGCTGAACGACTGTGACCCCGGCCAA GTGGAGGTGTTGTGCAGCATGCTGAGTTTGCCTGACTTGCCGGAGCAGACTCTGCCTAAACTGTGCAGCAGTATTTTGGCTCCGTCTCCTGACTTCAGCTACAGCACGGCGGCAACGCTCGTCAAGAGCCTCCTGCTGAAGAAG GTCCTGTCCCTGTCAGAACCGGCCTCCAGATGTCTAGTCACCGCAGTGACGTCGCTGTGTAGCCGCTATCCCAGACCGATGTGCCACGCTCTGATCGGACCGGTTCTAGAGGAAAAGAACATAG GGAATCCACAGGCTGAGCTGCTGAACAGACTGATAGAGGGCTGCCTGGATTCCCATTACAGACTGCTGGTGCTTCA aATGACATTCAAAATAGAGTGGAGTGAGGCAGTGCTCTCCATTATCCACAGCTTGCTAGACTCCAAG cccGACTTGAGTGAAGAAGTGTTCACACAATTCACCGAACAGCTCGTCAGCCAAAGTCCTCAATTCACAAAGTCTGTGAAGTTTGCAAAAATGATGCTAACAGTCCTCACCAAATATAACAGCCAT GTGACGgcagcacacaaacactcccTGCACGGCTGCCTGATGTTAAATGAGACCTTCCTGAAAAAGTCTCTCCAAGCTGCTTTGAaaagaatcacacacacatga
- the rpl10a gene encoding large ribosomal subunit protein uL1 isoform X1, translated as MSKVSRDTLYEAVKEVLQGSLTKTRKFTESVELQISLKNYDPQKDKRFSGTVRLKTLPRPKFSVCVLGDQQHCDEAKVAELPHMDIEALKKLNKNKKMVKKLAKKYDAFLASESLIKQIPRILGPGLNKAGKFPSLLTHNENLNTKVDEVKSTIKFQMKKVLCLAVAVGHVKMTEDELVYNIHLATNFLVSLLKKNWQNVRALYVKSTMGKPQRLY; from the exons ATGAG TAAGGTCAGCAGGGATACGCTGTATGAAGCAGTGAAGGAGGTCCTGCAGGGCTCTCTGACCAAGACAAGGAA GTTTACGGAGTCGGTGGAGCTGCAGATCAGCTTGAAAAACTATGATCCCCAGAAGGACAAGCGTTTCTCCGGCACTGTCAG GCTGAAGACTCTCCCCAGGCCCAAGTTCTCCGTGTGCGTCCTGGGAGACCAGCAGCATTGTGACGAGGCCAAAGTCGCTGAGCTGCCACACATGGACATTGAGGCTCTCAAGAAACTCAACAAGAACAAGAAAATGGTCAAGAAGCTCG CCAAGAAGTACGATGCCTTCCTGGCCTCTGAGTCTCTGATCAAGCAGATCCCTCGTATCCTGGGTCCTGGGCTGAACAAGGCCGGCAAATTCCCCTCCCTGCTCACCCACAATGAGAACCTGAACACCAAGGTGGACGAGGTCAAATCCACTATCAAATTCCAGATGAAGAAG GTGCTGTGTCTGGCTGTGGCTGTAGGACACGTGAAGATGACGGAGGATGAGCTTGTGTACAACATCCATCTGGCTACCAACTTCCTTGTGTCTCTGCTGAAGAAGAACTGGCAGAACGTGCGTGCCCTCTACGTCAAGAGCACCATGGGCAAACCCCAGCGCCTCTACTAA
- the rpl10a gene encoding large ribosomal subunit protein uL1 isoform X2 — protein sequence MPTNLLPKRSARHRPHWWYGLKTLPRPKFSVCVLGDQQHCDEAKVAELPHMDIEALKKLNKNKKMVKKLAKKYDAFLASESLIKQIPRILGPGLNKAGKFPSLLTHNENLNTKVDEVKSTIKFQMKKVLCLAVAVGHVKMTEDELVYNIHLATNFLVSLLKKNWQNVRALYVKSTMGKPQRLY from the exons ATGCCGACCAATTTGTTACCAAAGAGGTCAGCTCGACACCGGCCACACTGGTGGTATGG GCTGAAGACTCTCCCCAGGCCCAAGTTCTCCGTGTGCGTCCTGGGAGACCAGCAGCATTGTGACGAGGCCAAAGTCGCTGAGCTGCCACACATGGACATTGAGGCTCTCAAGAAACTCAACAAGAACAAGAAAATGGTCAAGAAGCTCG CCAAGAAGTACGATGCCTTCCTGGCCTCTGAGTCTCTGATCAAGCAGATCCCTCGTATCCTGGGTCCTGGGCTGAACAAGGCCGGCAAATTCCCCTCCCTGCTCACCCACAATGAGAACCTGAACACCAAGGTGGACGAGGTCAAATCCACTATCAAATTCCAGATGAAGAAG GTGCTGTGTCTGGCTGTGGCTGTAGGACACGTGAAGATGACGGAGGATGAGCTTGTGTACAACATCCATCTGGCTACCAACTTCCTTGTGTCTCTGCTGAAGAAGAACTGGCAGAACGTGCGTGCCCTCTACGTCAAGAGCACCATGGGCAAACCCCAGCGCCTCTACTAA